Genomic window (Accipiter gentilis chromosome 7, bAccGen1.1, whole genome shotgun sequence):
AAGAGTCCGacgttttcttttttattttctttattttttttttttacaaaaaaaaaaaaaaaaagaaaaaacaaggaagagaGAGACGAAGAAAAGAAGTTTCTTTCCTCCTGCAAGCGAGCCCTTCGGCAGCGCCAatgcgggccggggctgggccgACCTCTCCCCACGTCACTGCGTGGCGAGGCTGCAGCCAAATCCCTCATccggaaagaaaaaaagaaaaaagaacaacgaacaaacaaaaaaaaaaaaacccgaacaaaaaaccaaaaccaaacccgaACCGCAATCCCCCAACAGatagaaaaccaaccaaaaaaagccaaaacaaagacCAAAGAGAGAACAGAGAAGACCGGTATTTGCCTTAACTCCACTTAAAGCCCAGTTTGAGGATCCGTGAGGATTATTTGTGAGAGCTAGAGAGGTCGTTTCGGAGGTCACACGAGTCAGGTAGCTGAGGAAATTGCATCGAGTGCAGTCCGTGTCTTTTGGAGAGCGGTGgtagcagcggcggcggcagcggcggcggcggcggcagtcCGAGGGCGGCTCAGCGGGACGCGCTCTCCAGCGGAGCCGGGGTGGCCGGCGTGCCGGCGCGGGAAGCGGCCGCCGAGCCCGTCTCGCTGGGGCTGCTGGCGATGGTGGCCACCCCGTCGGGCTGGCCCGGACCTGGTGGCAGCCCCACACCGGcggcgggggtggcgggggccGGCAGCCCTTGCAGAGTCTGCCCGCAGACGTGGTGATGCTTCTCCCAATCCTTGTGTTGGCAGAAGGAGCCGCAGTAGCGAGCGGTGTTGCAGCCGCTGCAGGTCTCGCTCGCTTTGCGTCCGCAGTTCCAGCAGCTCTGCGGGGATGCAAAAGCCGAGCCTCAGCTCCGGATCGTGCGCCCCCATCCCAGACCGTGCACCCCCATCCTTGACTGTTGCATTCCATCATCCCAGACTGTGCGCCCCCATCCCAGACCGTGCACCCCCATCCTTGACCGTTGCATTCCATCATCCCAGACTGTGCTCCCCCATCCTGGACTATGCACTTCATCCCAGACCACGTAGAGCATTCTGGACCGTGCCTCTCCATCCTGGACCGTGCACCTTGTTCCAGACTGTGCACCCCCATCCTGGACCACGCACATCAACCTGGACCATGCACCTTGTCCCGGACCATGCACCCGCATGCCGGACCATGCGCTCCATCCCCAGCTCGCTGCAAGAAATCCCCTTTTCTTCCCATCCCGTGGTGTTGCCGCAGCCCCCCTGGTACCCACGCTTGCAAGCCCAGACGTTGAAAACTTGATTGCAAAAGGAGCAGGTCCCAAACCTGCCCTTGCTGCCACAGaccctgtcccccccagcccccacctcGCTCGAGTCCTCCTGCTGATTGATGACGGTCAGGGCATCCTCCGAAGCCTGGCGCTTGGCCTCGGCCAGGGCTCGCTCCATCTTGGCTCGCTCCGTCGTGATCAGCTCATGGGCTTTCCGCTCGGCGTCCGACACGGCCTTCTGCAGCTCGGACATGGCCTGACGCTTTACCTCGTTCACAGCTTCTTCTGGAAGGAAGGCGGCCGAGTGTGGCACGGGGTGTGCCGGCACCCCAGCCCCGGCTCTGCACATCCCCCTCTGCGGCAGCGCCGTGGGAGGGCTGCCAGCATCCCACCCTGCGCGCCAAACCCACCCTGACCCCCTTCTCCAGCCCTGCCGGCACCCTGACACGGAGTGAGGAAGGGGTTGGGGCAGAGACCCTGGAAACTCAGCACACCGATGGGCACCGGTATCCCGACACGGagtggggaaggggatggggcagAGACCCTGCGAACTCAGCACACCGATGGGCGCCGGTACCCGCCCCATACTCACCAGCCTTCCTCCAGATCTCCTCCGGCATGTACCCGGAGAGGGGCCGCGGCGCGAACTCCCGGTGAGCGTCTGCGACGGGAGAGGGGGCAACGCCGTTAGGAGACGCCGTCCTCTTCGAACCCACCCGCCGGCAGCGCCGGACCCCCGGGGGAACGGCACGGGCGCCCCGGAGAGGAGCGCAGCCCCCCCCCGAACGCACCCCGCGGTCCCGGGGGTCAATACCTAACTGGGGTGCCTCCGAGGCGGAGGAGCTGTTgtgggggcgggcggagggggggctGCCTTTCTTCATGTCTTCGGCATCGCTGTAGCGCCGGATCCAGTGGTTGAGCTCCTCGCGGTCGGCCTCCTGGCACCGCCGCAGCACCGTCAGCGACCGGCGCGTCTTCTCCACCATGTCCATGATGCAGTTCAGCAGCTGCGGGGCGGGGAGGCAACGTCaaggtcggggcgggggggggggggctttgctgcaagcagctggggggggtggtgctAGAACGGGGGGATTTGGGTTATGCTGGGCTGTGCCGGGGCCGGTGTGCCATTCTGGCTGCGGGGAGCAAAGGATGCTCGGGAGAAAAGCCctggtgggggacacacacagtgGGGATGGAGGGCAAAGCCAGGGGAAAGCACTCACGCCAGCCCCACGGGATggctttggggggagggaggggggcattACTTACGTTGTTGAGGTGTTTCCACTCCTCTGCCCATTCCCGGTCGGTGAGCCGGTGGTCGATCACCTCCTCCTGCCGCGTCCCGTGCACCGCTGCAAGGCAAGCGCCGGGGTGGGGGTCAGCCCCCCTGCAGCACCCCTCTCCCTGGGGCAGTGTGTgttccccagtgtcccccccaaGCCCCGGCACACGGGGGATGCCACCACTCACCAGCGGGTCGCTGGCGCTCGCGGAGCTCCCGGGGGTCGGGGTGACGGTAGGCGTCGCGGTAATGGTGCGCCATGGCCATGTCCTCCAGGCGGtagtgctgggggagagggggagcggcggggggggggtgtcccagcccGTTGGGGGGGTGATTCAGCCCGTTGCTGGGGCTGTAGCGCTGCGCCGGGCTCATGGTGCACGGCCGCTTGCTGAGGTGCTCGGGGTGCAGAGGGTCTCGGTCCAAACCGTTCTCTTTGGTCctgggtggaggagaggaggtCGGTCCCCCGAGGAGGGGGTGGCAGGGATGCGTGCGTgtcccgtccccctcccccccaaaaaataccCCACGCGCCCATCCCGTCTCGCACCTGTCTGGCGTCCTCCTCTTGCCGCTCTCGCCCACCTCCAGGAGCAGCTCGGAGGAGTCGATGGGAGAAGACGCGTTGGcgtccagcagcagctgctcgtGCTGCGCCAGGTACTGGGCCGGCGTCTGCTTGGCCATGCGGGCGCAGTGCAGCAGCTCCCGCTGCAGCAGTGGCAGGTTGGCCTGCGAGAGGGGGGAGACAGTCCAGTCCACGGTCCCGCAaatcccccccgctccccctgcccagcaccctgtAGAGCCCTCTATAGAgccgcggccccccccggctcagcccggctTTGCCCCCAACCTGCCGCAGGCTGGAggtgctgggcaggcagcagccttccCTTTGGGGTCCTGCTCGCCTTCCCCAGGGGGACATCCTTGGGACCCCACTCGCTGCAGCGTGCCCGGGCTAGCTGGGCTGCCGggatggggacacacacacacacacacacacacgtggcACACCGCAGGGTTCGGCCACGTGCTGGCACGGGCACAGCTTCAACCGAGCCCTCCTGCATCCTCGCAGGGGTTGCAAAGCATCATCCCCCAGCCAGCTCAGCCATCTCTGCCACCCTGTCCCCGCAGTACTCGCCCTGGGGACCCAGATGAGCCCCCAGCCCATCTGGCACCCGTGGGGCACGGCTGGGAACtccccatccacccacccaccgtgtccgtcccccccaaGCCCGACACCGCAGCCCCTAGGATCACGCAGAGCAGCAAGAACGAAGGAGCGGAGACCCCTTTCTGCCCAGGCGCTCCGGCTGCCAGCTCTGGTTTTCTCCTTAGGGAGCTGATCCGCAGCCAAACGCCCATCTGTCGGACACGTTAGCGCCCGAGCCGGAGATGCACGCTGCGGCGAGTGGGGCCGgaccctccccttccccagccggggcgttgtgtgtgggggggtggtggaaCAACCCCACAAAAACAAGCAAGCCCCCGAGTCTGGGAAGCATGCCGAGCCCGGCTGGTTGCAGTTAGGATAATGAGAAACATCTGGAGCCCACGGTGGGAacagctgggagcagggtgccagggcggccggcggggccgccgcgaACTTGGCAGTGGGACAGCGGGGATGGCTCCCGGCTGCGGGGCCACCAGCACCCACCGGGACACCGTGAGCTGCACCCCTGGGgatgcaccgtccccctgctcccccagacCCCGCGTTGCCCTCCAAACCTAGGCGGAAGGGCTCTGCCGTCGTcgtccctccccccccaccctggctcGGTTTGGCCATATTTCGGTTCTGCTTTTCCCCTGCCAGGAGCAAACCGCTCCGGCAGCTTTGCAGGCAGATTCCTGCGGTGAGTGTGGACCTCCGCTCCAGGGGGCCAGGGATGCAGAGGTGGAAAAGGGgctttttttgcactttttcgTTATTCCTCTGCTAACGAGGGGCAGGCGACGCCGGGCTTGAACATCTGCCGGCAGCGCTGGTGCTGCCAGGCGTGCCAGCGGTCAGTGAATCCCTCCGGAGCGGGGTGACAGTGTGGAGTCAGCGCGaaattaaaaggcaaataaaaagaaggGGATTTTTAATGAATTGCAAATGGTTACCAGCTGGGCCAAAGCCCTCGCTTTATTGCAAACAGCCCCGGCCTCGTGTGACTCCACACGTGCAAGGAGCTGGGTGTGCAGGGGGGACACACGTGCCtgggggggggatgcaggcagCCCCACGGGCATCCGCCAGCCCCGACCCCAAAGCCACCCCCCGAATCCCCTTTTGCTGGCGATACGGACGCTAACCCCGACATCCCCGCGGTCCCCGGGCTGCGGCACCCACCTTGAGGAAGGGGATGACGAAGGGTCGCAGTGGGAAGTTGGTGGCCTCCTGGAGCTTGGCGTGGAACTCCTCGATGGTGAGCGTGGAGTTCTGCGGGGACAGCCCGGGCTCAGCGCCGCTGGCCGTGGCCCCCCGcctgccctgcaccccccagAAGGATTCTTTGCTGTTTCTCCCCCATttctgctcctctgccagctctgccacGCTCAAGGGAAAGCCACGCTCGAGGGAAAACCACGCTCGAGGGAAAACCATGCTCAAGGCTTTGCTGGCAATGCCAGCACCCGGGACCCAACCCTGCACCGTGCTGTGCAGATCCCAGGAGATGCCGGAAAAACAGCCCCCATTTTTTCCAGGATTTAGGTCAGTCCAGCACTAACAGgaccctcttttttccccatttagcAGCATCTCAGTAAGGGAGAACACAGGATCCCCAGATACGGCCGGCCGCCCGCACCCGGCAGACGTACCACGAGCCCCAGGACGAGGGTTCGCACCCGCTCCCCGATCTCGGGGGAGATGTCATTGCCGAACTGCTGCAGCGTGGTGAGGAACCGCTTGAGCTTGGAGAGCTGGCGGGCACCGCAGGCCGGCGGGAGCTGGTGGGTGGAGAGGGAGGCGGTGGAGGAGGTGGCCGGCCCGTTGCTGAACCCGTTTGGGGTGGACGGAGCCCCATTGATGGCGGTCGGCGAGTGGCTGCTCCCGTTCATCACTGCGGGGAGAGAGGGGATGGGAGGTCAGAGTGGGTGGCTGTGCCCTGGCACCACGGGGACAAGACTGGGCTGGGGGCACCGGAGGCATCCTGCCGGGTACCACGGGGCTGGCAACCCCCGGGAGGCTTCAGGATGCTGCTGCATCCCTGGGGCCGCATCCTGGACTGGTCCCTGATGCTgtggaggggctggagggagggatgggatgcAGTGCATGCCCCAGCACAgtgagggcctgatcctgcccttcGACGTTCAAGGCAGCCAAGAGAAGGGGCTCCATCCTGCCCCTCTGGGAGCTGCTCAGCACCCCCCAGGGAGAAGTCACGAGCCATTTCCCATGGAGCCCAGCCTGGCTTGCAGCACCTGGCCCCACTGCCCAGGCGGCAGAGGACGGGAGCTGCCCGGAGCACCCCACGTCAGGAGACCGGGAAGGGGACATCTGGGGGTGCCAACCCACAGCATGTCGGGCCCCTCGCTCCCGCGCCAGCCCTCCGCACAGACCGCGCAAGCGCAGGGACCTTTCCACAGCCGGCACGGGTGATGGCACGCGTCACCCCATCTCCCAACCGCGCGCCGTTCCGCGGTACCCGGGCATGCTCCGCGCCTTTCCCCGCGGCGCGCCGGGCACCCGGCTCCTGGGATCGCACTAACCTTGCGGTGCCTGTgccgccctgcctgccctgcctgctttgGCAGGCTCCCGCTCGCTCTACGGCCGGGTAGTATCAGCCGCCCGCTAAAGAGGTGCCGAAAATAACCCGGTGGCCACAACTGCTTTTATTCCCGCGACAGGTGCGTTACTAAGTTAGACGCCGCACATGTCCCTCGGCTGGGACGGGGACGGGGTTCGCATCCCCGTGACCCGCCggagcagggcgaggggctggcACGGGGGAGCGTATCCTGCCCAAGCCCCCCGCGGCGGCATTGTGCCCCCCATGGGACCCTGTGCCTGCCGGGGTGtggggctgcggctgcggctcGGGTCTCTCATGAGAGCGGATGCTTCATTTTACTTACAAAGACAGACCATCGACCATTTCAAGCAACCATGAAAACGGCCGCGAGGCAGAAACGTCGGAGGGCCAGCGTCTCGATctgcaagcaaaataaaacacGCTATGATGAGAGAGCAGAGGGGGCAGCTCTCGGCCGGGGGGTCCCGGCTTGGGCACGACCCGCTCCTCCTGCAGGCGACGCTCCTTGACAGCGGGCACATCAGGGGCACGCGTGCCGTGGGCTAAGCCACCCAGACCCAGGCGTGCCAGGGATGGAGCCGGGTCCCTGCATCCCACTGCGGCCGTCGGGAGGGTTCAAGGGATGCTCGGCTGCCTCACATGGTCCCCCATTTCGGGACCACCCCTGCAAAGCCCCAGCGCAGGGGGGTGGTTTGCGACATTTTCCCGAGACCAAGAACAACCGAAACACCGTCACGCTGCGGGCCGAGCCACGGCAAGAGAGGCtacctgcacccccagccccgcaTCCCGCGCCGAGCCGAACCCACGATGCCACATCTGTCGCAGGGCTcggattaaaaagcaaaacccctcAGAGCGTAGCCGAGCACAAGCTGATTTCTAATTAGAGAGCATCTGGCCAGGAGGGTGGCAGGGCCGCAGCGGGGAGCACCGCCGGGGCGCGGCGGCTGTTGGGGGGGCTGCGGCTCGGGGGGTTGTTTTAGGGGTGTTTTCTTCCCCCATGGGGTTTCTAAGCAAGAAGCAGCTACGAGCAAAATGCCTGCGTGCACGGGATACGTCTCGATGGAGCTGGAGCAACCCTTGCTGTGGCCACCATCACTCCTGCTCAGGGGGGACCAGCCTCGGCCTCTGCCCCCCCCAGATCCTGCCCCGTGTGTGCCTTGTCTTGCCATGTGCTGGGGCGGTGACACCAGCACAGGGACCGATCCCCGGTGCGAGCCCCGCAGGTGTGTAACAAGCCCACATCCCACCAGCACAACCAGCGCGTCGGGGCTTGCCCAGTTCAACGATGCTACAGACACTAAGGACTCGGACCGCGAGTCCACACCGAGTCCCCTGATCCCACCACGCCGTGGCCTGGGCAGGGCAAGAAGGTCCCTGCCGCCGCGGCTGGCCGTGACACCAACCTGCCACCACCGGGTGCCGCGTGCGGATGGGCAGGCAGGACCCCACGTGCTCGGACCCCCCTAACGGGGCCAGCTTGGACCCGTGGGGACTCCCCCAGACCGCAGCATCCTCCAGCCGGCTCTCTGCAGGCGAGAGCACCCGGGGCCACACGCTGCTCTGTGCCACTGTTCGGTGATGGCGTGGCAGGAGACCGGGACGTCCCCGTCCCCAAGCACATCGCACGGCACTGCTGGCGACGGGCAGTGCCGTGGTGGTCCCCGCAGGCACATACATGAGCCAGGGCTTGCGGTGTGCAGCCCAAAGCCCTTCTCCGGTGCAAGAATGGGTAGTGCCACCCCACGGCACGGCCAGCACCGTGCAGGGGGTCTGAGGACGCCGCTGGTGCGGGGTGCAGCATGTGACCCAGAGAcaaagggagctgggcagccccccATCCCGGCATCCCGTCTCCATCCCGGCATCCCGTCCGCATCCCCGGTACTCACTGGTGTTTGGTGTGAAGGAGGGGTGGCGCGTGGCTCCCTGCGTGAcagccggcggcggcggaggcatGCTGGGCGGCGTGGACCTGGACTGCGTCTTCACGTCGGCCGGCGAGTCGGGCATGGTGGCGGTCTGTGTCTCCGCGTTATCTGCGGGGAGAGGGCATGGGACGGTGAGTGGGGTGTGCTGGGCAGCGCCGCGTTTTGCCCTCCAAACGGGGCTCAGGTCAGGGGCAGAGGGGACCCACGGGGACctcgggctgggctgggcatctCTGCTCCCTGGTGCAGAATGGCAGCAACCCTCGCCCTGGGCAGAACCGGGGCAGCGGGAACGGTGCCTGGTGTCCTGTGTGCCTGCAGGACGGTGGGGATGGTGACCGAATTCCCGTGCATCTGCACAACGGTGGGGACGGTGCCCGGATTCCCATGCATCTGCACAACGGTGGGGACGGTGCCCTGTGCCCGGCGTGGATGCAGGGTggtggggacaggacagggcaCCGCTCTGCCCCACACATGGGGCACAGCCCGGCCCAGCACACAAGCGGCGCGTGTGTCCCCGCAAAGCCATCGCTGTCGCATCCTGGCACCCTCCTGCCAGCGTTTACCTGCCCGCGTCTCGGGAATCTCCGACTGCCCGCTAACCCCTCGCCGTCCCCGGCAGCTACGCGCAGGACTGCCGTAATCCCAGGCGGGGATTACGGACAGGCAGTAAATCGTGGGTTCGTTACAGCCAGGCGCTCAGTGGCGGTGGCAGGACCCACACACCCACCGGTGGCTGTCCTCCCGCAGACCCGAGGAGCCCCACGACACACCAGATCCTGCAAACCGGGGAGCACGGCATCGCTGCCTCCCTCCCACCGCCCTGCGCTTGCAACCCCAAATAACACCCggcagcggcatccccggggagaGAGTGCCAGCACCATCCAGTCcggatggcggcggcggcagcacgGCCCCGGTGCAAGGTTTCGGCCCCGCGGCTGCTGCGCCGGGCGGTGACGGGTGACCGCAAGTGCGGGCAGCTGCGGCAATCTGTCAGTGTGCCCAAGCCTGCGCCATCGCCGGCCCCAGCCAAAGAAGGAAGCGGCCGCTGcggctgccccccagccccgcacccgGCCGGGGTCCCCGCTGCGCCCCGGCACACTCCCCACCAGGCAAGGCTGATAAACACTAATCTAATATGCATGCTTAATCCGCTGCAACTGTTGTGAGATTAATTGAACCCTGCAAGAGCGCATTGTCTGGGCTAAATAAAACCGGGGCCTCATCCCGAGCGAGATGCTATCGGGGCTTGTGCCACAGCCGATGCTGTGCGGGGAGGACTGGGAGATGGGAGAGCTGGTGGCAAGGGCCAAAATTTCGGGCAGTCACCATCGTGGTCCCACAGTATCCTCCCAGATTGTTCCGGCACCGTGGGAGCATCCCTCCTCACCGGCAGCACACCGTAATCCTGCAGACGCCTGGATGTGCATGCTCCAGTTTCCCTTTCCTTGCTCCCTTCTCCCACTCCAGCCACAGGAGAAACCCCCAAGACCAAGCAGCCTCCCTCCCCGTAAAACAACAGTTTGTTGACAGGACCTGCCAAAATAGATGGTGTGTTTTGAAAaacaccttttattttcctttccatggaaaTGCCCATCTCTAGGCAAGGCTTCTCCAGACTTCCAGGCTTCCCCCATCAACCAGCGGAGCAGGATCCAGCCCCGACGGCAGAGGACGAGCCGCGAGCATGCACAGACCGTGACCTAGAGTGGGTGCCTGCATCCACGCAGCCACAGTGCCTTAATCCGCCGGGTGCCCACACAATCCCTCCTGGGCTCAGCATCCCCCGGCCATCGCCCTCCGCCCAGCTTGGCAAAGCACGACCTGCATCACCTCTGCTTGCTGGCTCCTGCCCGCAACAGGCAGGGCCAGCACCTCCCCGTGACGCAGAGCTCTGCGTGGGCACCGCTGCCATCCCCTCGCCCTTCTCGCCCCCTCTGAGCCCGGGGTTTGCACCGCAGGGCGCTGGCTGGCGTTGCACACCGAGCGCGGCGCAGCGAGGCATCGCGACGCGTTCTTCACGTCGGCAACGCTGCAGCTGCCCACGTGCTCGGCGCCAGCCCTCCATGCAACAGCCGTCGGGCGTGGGGACAAGCCGCAGCAGCTTGGGGACAGCGTGGCAGCTTGCCCAGGTAAGTGCACCTGCACCAGTTGCTTGCGCGGCTCCCAGCACGGTGGGGCTGCGCCGGCGCGTTTGGCTCTGCCGTTgcttgcagggagggaggaggctgcaggctgCGAGATGCTCGCCCCAGcctgcatccctgtccctgtctgcatccccatccctgcctgcatccctggcaCCATCCCTATGTGCATCCCTGCTCCCGTCTGCctccctggcagcatccctgcctgcatccccattcctgtccctgcctgcatccccgtgcctgcctgcatccccatccctgtccccatcctccttGCTGTCCTGACTCCGTAAGCACATCCACACCGAGGGGAAAACAAGGATACACTCATTCTGGCACTGACACGGCTTTTCCACAGCTTCCCATTGGGAGGAAAGTTTCCACAAAGCTGAGCAAGCACCCAGGGAAACAGGGCCTGGctgtgttttttttgtgttttttcctttttcttctctaagtCGTAAGTTTTCCCCAAGGTGTTTGCAACCCAAACAATGCCATGCAGGCACAGGGATAAGGGACGGCCCCAAACCCGATGGGATTTCTCAGTGCCCAAGCCCAGAAAAGCCCATGGGAAACAGAGCCCAGGATGCCCGCAGGATCCGGCCATGGCCATGGCACCCACCCAGGTCCTTTACAGGATGGGACAAGCTCCGTGGCGGGCAAAGGGGGCTTCAGGGGGGGCACACTGCAGCCTCCTGGCAGCGCCTCCAAACAATAATTCCCCAACACGACTCAAAGTccgctggaatttttttttttttctttctctggtttgttttttttttttttttctttctttctttggggTAATTTGTCCCAGCCGCTCGGGGCTGTGTCTGTTTTCCTCCATCTGGTTTCCATTAGGCCTGTACAGCCCAGATGAATaagtaataatataaaaataaaaggattagtATTTTCTCCTTGGCTGGCGGGAGCGGGCGTCCCCCACCCTGCCTCCCGGGGCCAGCAAATGCCGGACCCTGCACACCCCCGCATGACCCTGAGCCCCCCATTTGTCACACCGGAGGGTTTAACCCCCGGCACACTGGCCCGGGCACGGTCCCCGCTGGGGTGACACATCAGCGTGGCCGCTAACCGGCTGATAAAGCCCGGCTTGGCCCCAGCTTGCTCGTGGTGCCTGGCCCTGTGCCGCGCCGGCAGCACCGCAGGGGTCGGGTTTTGTGACCCCGCTGGGCGCCAGCAACCCCCGAATTGCTCGCTCCAGCTTGTGCATCGCTTTTCCCGGGTGGAAGCTGCAGGAGAGCCTGTTAGCTGGTCCCCTTCCTCCcactggagctggggctgggggtctgCTCGGCTGCGTGCTCCTCAGCGGGCAGCGCTGGATGCTGGAAAGCACCAATGCATGGCACCGTGTGGCTGTGCGCACCATTAGGCACCAACACATGGCATGGTGCAACGGTGCATGCTGGCGGGCACCAACACATGGCGCTGTGCAGCTGTGCACACTGGCAGGCACCAAGGCACAGCATCACACAGCCGTGCACACCAGCGAGCACCGACGTGCAGCCGAGCACGCCAGTGGGCACCGACACATGGCACCCTGCAGTCGTGCATGCCAGCGGGCACCTATGCATGGCATCCTGCAGCCTGGCGCATGAGGGATGGTTCCCAGCAGCCGGCCAAGCCCAGCGTCTGCTGTTTCCCATGGCCATGGGGATCCCGTCCCGCCGCTgcaggctctgccccagcccGGGGTACCCGTCCTCCCCGGGCAGCAAGCGGTCCCTGCTTTCTACAGCCTTCGGCAGGGCCACAGAGCAGCTGGGGATGGGAATAGGGGTGCGCCAGCCCCAGGGGTGAGCCTGATGACTGCAGAGCACCCAGGCTGGCTGCTCGCCTCTCCACTTCCCCAGGGATTGGGATGGAGAGGGCAGGGAGCTGCCCCGACTGTGGCCGTTGGAAAGCTCCGGCTTCCTGCAGCCCTCCCAGGCCAGGCGAAGGTTCCTGGTGAGGAAGGGGTTAAAAGGGAATTAAAAGACCAGCATCCTTCATGCTCTCCAAATGGCCACAAATGAAATCCAGATGCTGGAGGCGAC
Coding sequences:
- the CBFA2T3 gene encoding protein CBFA2T3 isoform X4, which produces MPDSPADVKTQSRSTPPSMPPPPPAVTQGATRHPSFTPNTNRDAGPPTFLPRGRFHGCLKWSMVCLLMNGSSHSPTAINGAPSTPNGFSNGPATSSTASLSTHQLPPACGARQLSKLKRFLTTLQQFGNDISPEIGERVRTLVLGLVNSTLTIEEFHAKLQEATNFPLRPFVIPFLKANLPLLQRELLHCARMAKQTPAQYLAQHEQLLLDANASSPIDSSELLLEVGESGKRRTPDRTKENGLDRDPLHPEHLSKRPCTMSPAQRYSPSNGLNHPPNGLGHPPPAAPPLPQHYRLEDMAMAHHYRDAYRHPDPRELRERQRPAAVHGTRQEEVIDHRLTDREWAEEWKHLNNLLNCIMDMVEKTRRSLTVLRRCQEADREELNHWIRRYSDAEDMKKGSPPSARPHNSSSASEAPQLDAHREFAPRPLSGYMPEEIWRKAEEAVNEVKRQAMSELQKAVSDAERKAHELITTERAKMERALAEAKRQASEDALTVINQQEDSSESCWNCGRKASETCSGCNTARYCGSFCQHKDWEKHHHVCGQTLQGLPAPATPAAGVGLPPGPGQPDGVATIASSPSETGSAAASRAGTPATPAPLESASR
- the CBFA2T3 gene encoding protein CBFA2T3 isoform X3, with product MNLAVQRGFSLPAASRQARLVSALADNAETQTATMPDSPADVKTQSRSTPPSMPPPPPAVTQGATRHPSFTPNTMMNGSSHSPTAINGAPSTPNGFSNGPATSSTASLSTHQLPPACGARQLSKLKRFLTTLQQFGNDISPEIGERVRTLVLGLVNSTLTIEEFHAKLQEATNFPLRPFVIPFLKANLPLLQRELLHCARMAKQTPAQYLAQHEQLLLDANASSPIDSSELLLEVGESGKRRTPDRTKENGLDRDPLHPEHLSKRPCTMSPAQRYSPSNGLNHPPNGLGHPPPAAPPLPQHYRLEDMAMAHHYRDAYRHPDPRELRERQRPAAVHGTRQEEVIDHRLTDREWAEEWKHLNNLLNCIMDMVEKTRRSLTVLRRCQEADREELNHWIRRYSDAEDMKKGSPPSARPHNSSSASEAPQLDAHREFAPRPLSGYMPEEIWRKAEEAVNEVKRQAMSELQKAVSDAERKAHELITTERAKMERALAEAKRQASEDALTVINQQEDSSESCWNCGRKASETCSGCNTARYCGSFCQHKDWEKHHHVCGQTLQGLPAPATPAAGVGLPPGPGQPDGVATIASSPSETGSAAASRAGTPATPAPLESASR
- the CBFA2T3 gene encoding protein CBFA2T3 isoform X1; translated protein: MNLAVQRGFSLPAASRQARLVSALADNAETQTATMPDSPADVKTQSRSTPPSMPPPPPAVTQGATRHPSFTPNTNRDAGPPTFLPRGRFHGCLKWSMVCLLMNGSSHSPTAINGAPSTPNGFSNGPATSSTASLSTHQLPPACGARQLSKLKRFLTTLQQFGNDISPEIGERVRTLVLGLVNSTLTIEEFHAKLQEATNFPLRPFVIPFLKANLPLLQRELLHCARMAKQTPAQYLAQHEQLLLDANASSPIDSSELLLEVGESGKRRTPDRTKENGLDRDPLHPEHLSKRPCTMSPAQRYSPSNGLNHPPNGLGHPPPAAPPLPQHYRLEDMAMAHHYRDAYRHPDPRELRERQRPAAVHGTRQEEVIDHRLTDREWAEEWKHLNNLLNCIMDMVEKTRRSLTVLRRCQEADREELNHWIRRYSDAEDMKKGSPPSARPHNSSSASEAPQLDAHREFAPRPLSGYMPEEIWRKAEEAVNEVKRQAMSELQKAVSDAERKAHELITTERAKMERALAEAKRQASEDALTVINQQEDSSESCWNCGRKASETCSGCNTARYCGSFCQHKDWEKHHHVCGQTLQGLPAPATPAAGVGLPPGPGQPDGVATIASSPSETGSAAASRAGTPATPAPLESASR
- the CBFA2T3 gene encoding protein CBFA2T3 isoform X2, translating into MPGGTPKLDGQPSWARAAGRTSQDNAETQTATMPDSPADVKTQSRSTPPSMPPPPPAVTQGATRHPSFTPNTNRDAGPPTFLPRGRFHGCLKWSMVCLLMNGSSHSPTAINGAPSTPNGFSNGPATSSTASLSTHQLPPACGARQLSKLKRFLTTLQQFGNDISPEIGERVRTLVLGLVNSTLTIEEFHAKLQEATNFPLRPFVIPFLKANLPLLQRELLHCARMAKQTPAQYLAQHEQLLLDANASSPIDSSELLLEVGESGKRRTPDRTKENGLDRDPLHPEHLSKRPCTMSPAQRYSPSNGLNHPPNGLGHPPPAAPPLPQHYRLEDMAMAHHYRDAYRHPDPRELRERQRPAAVHGTRQEEVIDHRLTDREWAEEWKHLNNLLNCIMDMVEKTRRSLTVLRRCQEADREELNHWIRRYSDAEDMKKGSPPSARPHNSSSASEAPQLDAHREFAPRPLSGYMPEEIWRKAEEAVNEVKRQAMSELQKAVSDAERKAHELITTERAKMERALAEAKRQASEDALTVINQQEDSSESCWNCGRKASETCSGCNTARYCGSFCQHKDWEKHHHVCGQTLQGLPAPATPAAGVGLPPGPGQPDGVATIASSPSETGSAAASRAGTPATPAPLESASR